Proteins encoded by one window of Aphis gossypii isolate Hap1 chromosome X, ASM2018417v2, whole genome shotgun sequence:
- the LOC114122728 gene encoding solute carrier family 66 member 2, which produces MEPVVEEVRDITIRKVTRWCCSTIMVFGGVVPYIPQYREIYIKQDAEGFSMYVCLALLVANTLRILFWFGKRYELPLLFQSIVMNIMMLLMIHLCVKVRNKTQLIRGPDRYFTDFDWHYFWQWTDFQSYIDFLIAMSICLSIITFIFLHNVIFIEIIGFLALLTEAMLGVPQLVKNLRNRSTEGMSVTMVLLWTTGDAFKTCYFVSRKAPLQFWMCGTLQVMIDLTILGQVVWYRNEPPYKIPRID; this is translated from the exons ATGGAACCAGTTGTAGAAGAAGTAAGAGACATCACTATTCGAAAAGTAACACGATGGTGTTGTTCAACAATTATGGTATTTGGAGGAGTAGTACCGTACATTCCTCAATACCGAGAAATATACATCAAACAAGATGCAGAAGGCTTCTCAATGTATGTATGCCTAGCACTGTTAGTTGCAAACACtttgagaatattattttg gttTGGTAAACGTTATGAGCTTCCATTGCTATTTCAAAGCattgtaatgaatattatgatgttactTATGATACACTTATGTGTAAAAGTTCGTAACAAAACACAGTTAATCAGAGGACCAGACAGATATTTTACTG ATTTTGATTGGCATTACTTTTGGCAATGGACAGACTTTCAAtcttatatagattttttaatcgCTATGAGTATTTGTCTTTCCATTATAACATTCATATTTCTGCACAATGTTATATTCATTGAAATTATTGGATTTCTTGCTCTCCTAACTGAAGCCATGTTGGGTGTTCCTCAATTAgtcaaaaatttaagaaatcgATCTACAGAAGGAATGag tgttaCAATGGTATTACTTTGGACAACTGGAGATGCATTTAAGACTTGTTACTTTGTAAGTCGAAAAGCGCCTCTACAATTCTGGATGTGTGGCACACTTCAGGTTATGATAGATCTGACAATACTTGGTCAAGTAGTCTGGTACCGTAATGAACCACCCTATAAAATTCCTCGAATAGACTGA